ACTTCCTCAAGACCGCACTCAACGCCATCCGGGATTATCGTGGCCTGCCAGAACTCGATGCAATGCAGTTCGTCAAGTTCGTGCGTCAGAAGACGAAGGCGCTCAACATCACCGACGAGATGCTCAAGCGTGCGGTCAATGTCGGGTTCTCGGGTGGCGAAAAGAAACGCAATGAAATCCTGCAAATGGCGGTGCTGGAGCCAGCCCTCGCGATCCTGGACGAGACAGATAGCGGCCTCGACATTGATGCACTCCGAATCGTGGCCGATGGCGTCAATGCTCTTCGCGCGTCCGAGCGGAGCATGCTCGTGATTACGCATTACCAGCGTCTGTTGTCCTACATCGTGCCGGATCAGGTGCACGTTCTCGCGCAGGGTCGAATCGTGCGTTCGGGCGGCAAGGAGTTGGCGCTCGAACTCGAGGCCAAAGGCTATGCCGAATTCGTGGCGGCCGCATAAGGCAATGCAGCAGCAATGAGCGCCTCTTCTCCCATCGTCGAAAGCTTCGCCAGACAATATGATGCCGTCAAGGCGAGCTTGCCAGGCGGCGAGCTTGCCTGGCTCGCCAATCTGCGCGCGCAGGCATTTGCCAGTTTTGCAGCCAAGGGACTGCCCACGCTGAAGACGGAGGCGTGGAAGTATACGAACCTCAATCCACTTGCGCGTTTTTCATTCGTCGCGGCCGCGCCCGACGGGAATGGCATCGCCGCCGCGAAACTGCCGCGGCTTCTATCCGCCAAGGCCGAAAGCCTGCGCCTCGTGATCGCCAACGGTCGCCCGCGACCGGATCTTTCACAGCTCGACAAGCTTCCTTCGGGCGTTACGATCACGAGCCTTGCTATGGTATTCGAGAGAGAGCCCGCCTTACTCAAGGACAGGCTAGCTAGCTTCGGTGTTACGCAGGACAAGCCGCTTGCAGCGCTCAACACCGCATTCATCGCCGACGGTGTGGTTCTGCGGATCGGGGCTAACGTTTCGATCGACCGGCCGATCGAGCTCCTCTACGTGGCGTCGGTCGATAGAGAGCCGGTGAGCTATCATCCGCGAAGTTTGATCGTTGCCGAGGCAGGGAGCCGGGCAACAGTCGTCGAGCATCACGTCGCCGTTGGCGATCGCGTCTATCTCGCGAACGGGGTCGCGCAGATCGTACTCGAAGCGGGTGCCACGCTACGGCATTACAAGCTCGAAAACGAAAGTGCTCACGCATTCCACATCGCCAACCGCCAGGTTCAGGTCGCGGGCGGAGCGACTTACGAGAGTTTTGTTCTTTCAAATGGCGGCCGGTTGGCACGGGACGAAATTGTCGTCACGCTGGACGGTCCCGGTGCAACATGCCAGCTCAACGGCGCGTTCATGGCGCGCGGCCGACAGTTGATCGACAACACGACAGTGATCGATCACGCAAAACCGAACACGACGAGTCGCGAAATCTACAAAGGTGTGCTCGACGACCAGGCACGTGGCGTGTTCCAAGGCCGGATTCTCGTGCGCCCGGATGCACAGAAGACCGATGGCCAGCAGACAAGCCGCACACTGCTTCTTTCACCGGCTGCCGAGATCGACACGAAGCCGCAGCTCGAAATTTATGCGGACGATGTAAAGTGCGGCCATGGCGCTGCGGTCGGAGAGATCGAGGAAGAGGCACTCTTTTATCTTCGGAGCCGCGGAATCCCCGAGCTCGATGCGCGGCAAATGCTGGTCGAGGCGTTCCTCGACGACGTGGTCGATAAGGTCGGGTGCGAGCCGGTGCGCGAAGCCTTCCGCGACGTCGTCGCCGGCTGGATCGGCTCGAAGGGCGGAGCATGAGGTCATGACCAGTACAATTTCCGCAGCCGTGAAGTCGAGCCGGATGACTAACGCACCGCCCTATGATCTGGCGCGCGTGCGGCAGGATTTTCCGATCCTCACCCGGCAGGTTTTCGGCAAGCCGCTCGTCTATCTCGACAATGGCGCTTCTGCGCAAAAGCCGCGCCAAGTGATCGACACGATGCGGGATGTGATGGAGAACGATTACGCGAACATTCACCGCGGCGTTCATTTTCTCTCCCAACGTGCGACCGACCGTTACGAGGCCGCGCGCGACAAAGTGGCCCGCTTCATCGGCGCCGAAACACGGGAGATTGTCTTTACCCGAAACGCGACCGAGGCGATCAATCTCGTAGCCTCGAGCTATGGGCGAACCTTCCTCGAGCGCGGCGACGAGATCGTCGTCTCCGAAATGGAGCATCACGCCAACATCGTGCCGTGGCAGCTCCTCGAGACCGAGCGCGGCATTCGCATTCGCGTCGTGCCGGTCGACGATGTGGGCAACCTGCGTATGGATGTCTACGCGTCACTCCTGGGCCCAAAAACCCGGCTCGTGGCCTTGACCCATTGCTCGAACGTGCTCGGAACAGTGACGCCGGCCGAGGAAATCGTGCGTCTTGCGCACGCGAGCGGCGTGCCCGTTTTGCTCGACGGCTCTCAGGCCGTTGTGCATCGCAAAGTCGACGTCAAGGCGCTCGACGTCGATTTCTATGCTTTTACTGGCCACAAACTCTACGGGCCGAGCGGCATCGGTGTCCTCTACGGTAAGTACGAGATGCTCGCGAAGATGCCACCCTACCAGGGTGGTGGAGACATGATCCGCTCGGTAAGCTTTGCAGGCACCACTTTCAAGGATCCGCCCGAGCGCTTTGAAGCCGGAACACCTGCCATTGTCGAGGCGATCGGTCTTGGGGCTGCGATCGATTATGTAGCCGCACTCGGCCACGATGCAATTGCTGGGCATGAGGCGATGCTGCTCGATTACGCGACGCGCCGTCTATCAGCGATCCCCGGCCTCAAGATTTATGGCCATGCCCCGGAAAAGGCGGCCATCATTGCCTTCACACTCGAAGCCGC
The Alphaproteobacteria bacterium DNA segment above includes these coding regions:
- the sufC gene encoding Fe-S cluster assembly ATPase SufC, producing MLEIKNLHASVDGKHILKGIDLTVASGEIHAVMGPNGSGKSTLSYVLSGREGYEVTAGTVTFKGRDLLTMTPEERAGEGVFLAFQYPVEIPGVSGTNFLKTALNAIRDYRGLPELDAMQFVKFVRQKTKALNITDEMLKRAVNVGFSGGEKKRNEILQMAVLEPALAILDETDSGLDIDALRIVADGVNALRASERSMLVITHYQRLLSYIVPDQVHVLAQGRIVRSGGKELALELEAKGYAEFVAAA
- the sufD gene encoding Fe-S cluster assembly protein SufD; amino-acid sequence: MSASSPIVESFARQYDAVKASLPGGELAWLANLRAQAFASFAAKGLPTLKTEAWKYTNLNPLARFSFVAAAPDGNGIAAAKLPRLLSAKAESLRLVIANGRPRPDLSQLDKLPSGVTITSLAMVFEREPALLKDRLASFGVTQDKPLAALNTAFIADGVVLRIGANVSIDRPIELLYVASVDREPVSYHPRSLIVAEAGSRATVVEHHVAVGDRVYLANGVAQIVLEAGATLRHYKLENESAHAFHIANRQVQVAGGATYESFVLSNGGRLARDEIVVTLDGPGATCQLNGAFMARGRQLIDNTTVIDHAKPNTTSREIYKGVLDDQARGVFQGRILVRPDAQKTDGQQTSRTLLLSPAAEIDTKPQLEIYADDVKCGHGAAVGEIEEEALFYLRSRGIPELDARQMLVEAFLDDVVDKVGCEPVREAFRDVVAGWIGSKGGA
- a CDS encoding cysteine desulfurase gives rise to the protein MTSTISAAVKSSRMTNAPPYDLARVRQDFPILTRQVFGKPLVYLDNGASAQKPRQVIDTMRDVMENDYANIHRGVHFLSQRATDRYEAARDKVARFIGAETREIVFTRNATEAINLVASSYGRTFLERGDEIVVSEMEHHANIVPWQLLETERGIRIRVVPVDDVGNLRMDVYASLLGPKTRLVALTHCSNVLGTVTPAEEIVRLAHASGVPVLLDGSQAVVHRKVDVKALDVDFYAFTGHKLYGPSGIGVLYGKYEMLAKMPPYQGGGDMIRSVSFAGTTFKDPPERFEAGTPAIVEAIGLGAAIDYVAALGHDAIAGHEAMLLDYATRRLSAIPGLKIYGHAPEKAAIIAFTLEAAHAHDIGTIVDRAGVAVRTGHHCAQPLMERFGVSATARVSFGLYNTTGEADVLVDAVKSVREIFG